A genomic window from Streptomyces sp. WMMC940 includes:
- a CDS encoding DUF2252 domain-containing protein, whose translation MSVHQPPAGERGEEILSVFGTAFGELLAADPAAFRVKFRKMAASAFAFYRGSASLFYADLEREQHAGPYLDERTSRVWIHGDLHAENFGTYMDSNGRLVFNVNDFDEAYVGPFTWDLKRLSASLALIGYTKALGDEQITELVRIFAAAYRERVHALATGAKNDEVPPFTLDTADGALLEALRSARSLTRFGLLDSMTEIRDFERRFTGGGGAIELDAATRYKVLAAFDGYLETLPESSLARPDSYRVKDVVGRRGIGIGSAGLPSYNILLEGNSDALENDVVIYMKQAQTPAVSRHVTDERVRSYFRHEGHRTVISQRALQAHADPWLGWTELDNSGQLVAEVSPYAVDLDWSDIDDPEEIAAVVADLGRATATMHAAADDESGHSLVPFSTERAIDAAIAADEDGFGDLLVDFAHDYGARARADHQIFLDLFRNGRIPGL comes from the coding sequence ATGTCGGTCCACCAGCCCCCGGCCGGCGAGCGCGGTGAGGAGATCCTCTCCGTGTTCGGCACCGCCTTCGGCGAGCTCCTGGCCGCCGACCCGGCCGCGTTCCGGGTGAAGTTCCGCAAGATGGCGGCCTCGGCCTTCGCCTTCTACCGGGGCTCGGCGAGCCTGTTCTACGCCGACCTGGAGCGCGAGCAGCACGCCGGTCCGTACCTGGACGAGCGGACCAGCCGGGTGTGGATCCACGGCGACCTGCACGCCGAGAACTTCGGCACGTACATGGACTCCAACGGCCGGCTGGTCTTCAACGTCAACGACTTCGACGAGGCGTACGTGGGCCCCTTCACCTGGGACCTCAAGCGGCTCTCCGCCTCGCTGGCACTGATCGGCTACACGAAGGCCCTCGGCGACGAGCAGATCACCGAGCTGGTGCGGATCTTCGCCGCCGCCTACCGCGAGCGCGTCCACGCCCTGGCGACCGGCGCGAAGAACGACGAGGTGCCGCCCTTCACCCTGGACACGGCGGACGGCGCGCTGCTGGAGGCACTGCGCAGCGCCCGCTCGCTGACCCGTTTCGGGCTGCTGGACTCGATGACCGAGATCCGCGACTTCGAGCGCCGTTTCACCGGCGGCGGCGGCGCGATCGAGCTGGACGCGGCCACCCGCTACAAGGTGCTGGCGGCTTTCGACGGCTATCTGGAGACCCTGCCCGAGTCCAGCCTCGCCCGGCCCGACTCGTACCGGGTGAAGGACGTGGTCGGGCGGCGCGGCATCGGTATCGGCTCCGCCGGTCTGCCCTCGTACAACATCCTGCTGGAGGGCAACAGCGACGCCCTCGAGAACGACGTCGTGATCTACATGAAGCAGGCGCAGACCCCGGCGGTGTCCCGGCACGTCACGGACGAGCGGGTGCGGAGCTACTTCCGGCACGAGGGGCACCGCACGGTGATCTCGCAGCGGGCCCTGCAGGCCCACGCGGACCCCTGGCTGGGCTGGACGGAGCTCGACAACTCGGGTCAGCTGGTCGCCGAGGTCTCCCCGTACGCGGTCGACCTGGACTGGTCCGACATCGACGACCCGGAGGAGATCGCGGCGGTGGTCGCCGACCTCGGCCGGGCCACGGCGACCATGCACGCGGCCGCGGACGACGAGAGCGGCCACTCGCTGGTGCCGTTCTCGACGGAGCGGGCCATCGACGCGGCGATCGCGGCGGACGAGGACGGCTTCGGGGACCTGCTGGTGGACTTCGCCCACGACTACGGCGCCCGGGCCCGCGCCGACCACCAGATCTTCCTGGACCTGTTCCGCAACGGCCGGATCCCGGGGCTGTAG
- a CDS encoding DsbA family protein, with protein MSARNSRANKAAARERLRLERERQAKKDRIRRQVVVAVSTVAVLAAAGGIGYAVMQANKPSAWEAAKDAKVVKPKNTEGENGTTVVIGKPAAKKTLEVYEDSRCPVCATFEQAVGETVKKDVDAGKYRLKYIGATFIDNSDNGEGSKNALSALGAALDVSPEAFMEYKAALYSAKFHPEESEDKFAKDAYLLEVADSVDALKNNAGFKKNVENGTFDAWALKMSKTFDDSGVTGTPTLRMDGKKVVAEGSDNAPMTVEQFNAAVDKALKG; from the coding sequence ATGAGTGCACGCAACAGCCGCGCCAACAAGGCCGCCGCCCGCGAGCGTCTGCGTCTGGAGCGCGAGCGCCAGGCCAAGAAGGACAGGATCAGGCGGCAGGTCGTCGTCGCGGTCTCGACCGTCGCGGTCCTGGCGGCCGCGGGCGGCATCGGCTACGCCGTCATGCAGGCCAACAAGCCCTCGGCCTGGGAGGCGGCGAAGGACGCGAAGGTCGTCAAGCCCAAGAACACCGAGGGCGAGAACGGCACCACCGTCGTCATCGGCAAGCCGGCCGCGAAGAAGACCCTCGAGGTCTACGAGGACTCGCGCTGCCCGGTCTGCGCGACGTTCGAGCAGGCGGTGGGCGAGACCGTGAAGAAGGACGTCGACGCGGGCAAGTACAGGCTGAAGTACATCGGCGCGACGTTCATCGACAACAGCGACAACGGCGAGGGTTCCAAGAACGCCCTCTCCGCCCTCGGCGCGGCACTCGACGTGAGCCCCGAGGCCTTCATGGAGTACAAGGCGGCCCTCTACTCCGCGAAGTTCCACCCGGAGGAGAGCGAGGACAAGTTCGCCAAGGACGCGTATCTGCTGGAGGTCGCCGACTCGGTGGACGCGCTCAAGAACAACGCCGGGTTCAAGAAGAACGTCGAGAACGGCACGTTCGACGCCTGGGCGCTGAAGATGTCGAAGACCTTCGACGACAGCGGCGTGACGGGTACACCGACGCTGAGGATGGACGGCAAGAAGGTCGTCGCGGAGGGCAGCGACAACGCCCCGATGACGGTCGAGCAGTTCAACGCCGCCGTCGACAAGGCGCTCAAGGGCTGA
- a CDS encoding alkaline phosphatase D family protein: MTRRLTSTPSRRSVVKAAAATAVATAAAAPALAAASPAAAAEQGTAFLHGVASGDPLPDGVLLWTRVTPAPDALPGSGKGPDTEVSWEMAEDRGFTKVVARGLTTATAATDHTVKVDVRGLSPATAYFFRFASAGTVSATGRTRTAPAADAAAPGVRFGVVSCANWESGYFAAYRHLAARADLDAVLHLGDYIYEYGTGGYPADEYVVRRHEPGHEITTLADYRVRHGKYKTDADLQAVHAAHPLVAIWDDHEIANDAWAGGAENHTPGTEGDYAARAAAAKRAYFEWMPVRTSTEGTVYRRLRFGKLADLHLLDLRSFRSEQASVGSGKVDDPERTITGRAQLDWLKSGLASSDATWKLVGTSVMISPVAFGSVPAHLLGPIAELLGLPKEGLAANVDQWDGYTDDRRELLKHLTDRGIENTVFLTGDIHMAWANDVPVKAATYPLSRSAATEFVVTSVSSDNLDDILHVAPGTVSLVAATAVKVANRHVKWLDMDHHGYGVLDLTPERSQMDYYTVSDKARPDATAAWARSYRTLSGTQKVERVNQPVR, encoded by the coding sequence GTGACCAGAAGACTCACCTCAACCCCCAGCCGCCGCTCGGTCGTCAAAGCCGCTGCCGCCACCGCTGTCGCCACTGCCGCCGCCGCTCCCGCGCTCGCGGCCGCATCACCCGCCGCCGCCGCAGAACAGGGCACGGCCTTCCTCCACGGGGTCGCCTCGGGCGACCCGCTCCCCGATGGCGTGCTGCTGTGGACCCGGGTCACCCCGGCCCCCGACGCGCTGCCCGGTTCCGGCAAGGGCCCCGACACCGAGGTGAGTTGGGAGATGGCCGAGGACAGGGGCTTCACCAAGGTCGTCGCCCGGGGCCTGACCACCGCCACCGCGGCCACCGACCACACCGTCAAGGTCGACGTCAGGGGGCTGTCCCCGGCCACCGCCTACTTCTTCCGCTTCGCCTCCGCGGGCACCGTCTCCGCCACCGGCCGCACCAGGACCGCGCCCGCCGCCGACGCCGCCGCGCCCGGGGTGCGCTTCGGCGTGGTCTCCTGTGCCAACTGGGAGTCCGGATACTTCGCGGCGTACCGTCATCTCGCGGCCCGCGCCGACCTGGACGCGGTCCTTCACCTCGGCGACTACATCTACGAGTACGGCACCGGCGGCTACCCGGCCGACGAGTACGTGGTGCGCCGGCACGAGCCCGGGCACGAGATCACGACGCTCGCCGACTACCGCGTCCGGCACGGCAAGTACAAGACGGACGCCGACCTCCAGGCGGTGCACGCCGCCCATCCGCTCGTCGCGATCTGGGACGACCACGAGATCGCCAACGACGCCTGGGCGGGCGGCGCGGAGAACCACACGCCCGGCACCGAGGGCGACTACGCGGCCCGCGCGGCGGCCGCCAAGCGGGCCTACTTCGAGTGGATGCCCGTGCGCACCTCCACCGAGGGCACCGTCTACCGCCGGCTGCGCTTCGGCAAGCTGGCCGACCTGCACCTGCTGGACCTCCGCTCGTTCCGCTCCGAGCAGGCGTCCGTGGGCAGCGGAAAGGTCGACGACCCGGAGCGCACCATCACCGGCCGCGCCCAGCTGGACTGGCTCAAGTCCGGCCTCGCGTCGTCGGACGCGACGTGGAAGCTCGTGGGCACCTCGGTGATGATCTCCCCGGTGGCCTTCGGCTCCGTACCCGCCCATCTGCTGGGGCCGATCGCCGAACTGCTCGGCCTGCCCAAGGAGGGCCTCGCCGCCAACGTCGACCAGTGGGACGGCTACACGGACGACCGGAGGGAACTGCTGAAACATCTGACGGACCGGGGCATCGAGAACACCGTCTTCCTCACCGGCGACATCCACATGGCATGGGCCAACGACGTGCCCGTGAAGGCCGCGACCTACCCGCTGTCGCGTTCGGCCGCGACGGAGTTCGTGGTGACGTCGGTGAGCTCCGACAACCTGGACGACATCCTGCACGTCGCCCCCGGCACGGTATCCCTGGTCGCGGCCACCGCCGTCAAGGTCGCGAACCGCCATGTGAAGTGGCTCGACATGGACCACCACGGCTACGGCGTCCTCGACCTGACCCCCGAACGGTCGCAGATGGACTACTACACCGTCTCCGACAAGGCCCGGCCCGACGCGACCGCGGCCTGGGCACGCTCCTACCGGACGCTGAGCGGAACGCAGAAGGTCGAGCGCGTCAACCAGCCGGTGCGCTGA